The following DNA comes from Arcobacter cloacae.
GCAACAAAATTTGCCATAGCAATAGGCATAGAATCAAATCCAGATTCATTTACTCCTGAGTTTATTAAAACCCTAACAAGTGGAATAGTAAATACAAGTACAAATCCCGCTCCAAGCATAACTTTTGAAGATTCACTAACAGCTTCTTTTAACTCTTTAAACTCCATTTTGTGAATAAAGTAAGTTATTAAAACAACAACTACTAAAATTCCACCTGGTAAATATAAAGGACTCATAGAGAAATTTAATCCCTCACCTAAAATATTTTTATATGAAAAACTTAAAGATGAAACAAAAGCCTTAACTTCAGGGCTAACTCTTGTAATTACTAAAATAACAGCAACCAAGATATATGGAAGCCAAGCTTTGCTTAAAGACATAGGAATTTTAGATGTCATTGCATCAAATTTCATCTCAAATTTAGAAACCCAAATAACTGGCCATTTTTCTCTTGGAGCAAAATCCCAAATCTTTTTTGGAACTAAAAAACCTTTTTTAGCAGCAAAAATAACTATAGGAAGTCCAACTAATGCACCAATTAAAGACGGGAATTCAGCACCTAAAAAAACTCCTGTTAAAGCATACGGAATAGTAAATGCAAGACCTGCAAAAATTGCAAAAGGTAAAATTGATAAACCTTCTGTCCAAGATCTGTTTTCTCCAAAAAATCTAGTAAGCATTACAATCATAAATAGTGGAATCATAGTTCCAGCAATTGCATGAGTAATAGCAACTTGCGAAGTAATAATTTGTAAATAAACATCCCAAGATGAACCTGCTGCTTCTAATTGAGCACTAATTGTTTGAGTATCTAAACCTTTATTTACTCCAATTAAAATAGGTGTTCCAACTGCTCCAAAAGATACAGGTGTACTTTGAATCATCATACCAGCCATAACAGCAGCCATAGCTGGAAAACCAATAGCTACAAGTAATGGTGCAGCAATAGCAGCAGGTGTACCAAATCCAGAAGCACCCTCAATAAACGAACCAAATAACCAAGCGATGATAATTACTTGAATTCTTCTATCAGGACTTATATTATTAAATCCTTCTCTAATTACAACAATTGCACCTGAATGTTTTAATGTATTTAAAAGCAAAATTGCTCCAAAAATAATCCATAAAACAGAGATTGTAATCAAAATCCCTTCAATTGTAGATGCAAGAACTCTTGAAAAAGATACTTCCCAAACTATAAAAGCTATAGCAGTTGTTGCTATATAAACCAAAGGCATTGCTTTTTTAGCTGATACTCTAAGCCCTACAAGTAAAATACCTGCAAAGATTATTGGTAAAGCTGCAAAAAAAGCTTGTAAACCTAAACCCATACTCTCCTCCTTATATAATTGTAAGAGAAGAATAGTTTTCATATATGATATTTTTATGATAAAAAATTCTAAACAATAAAATAGTTTAGATTTATATAAGAAATTGATAATTTTTGTAACAAAATAGTCTAATCTTATAGGATTAATTTACTTATAGTAAAAAGGATTATATAATACGCAACTATTTAAAAAGGGTATTTTTTATGCATAACAACACAGTTATTTATATTTTTAATAGATTAGTTAGACTTGCTATTTTATTTTTTATTTTATATCTAATCTTTACAAATTTTGGAACTTTTCTAATGATTTTGGGAATATTTTTTGTGATTATCGCTTTTTTAGTTTATAACTTTAAAAAAAAGATGAGAGCAAATAATTTTAGTTTTAA
Coding sequences within:
- a CDS encoding L-lactate permease, which translates into the protein MGLGLQAFFAALPIIFAGILLVGLRVSAKKAMPLVYIATTAIAFIVWEVSFSRVLASTIEGILITISVLWIIFGAILLLNTLKHSGAIVVIREGFNNISPDRRIQVIIIAWLFGSFIEGASGFGTPAAIAAPLLVAIGFPAMAAVMAGMMIQSTPVSFGAVGTPILIGVNKGLDTQTISAQLEAAGSSWDVYLQIITSQVAITHAIAGTMIPLFMIVMLTRFFGENRSWTEGLSILPFAIFAGLAFTIPYALTGVFLGAEFPSLIGALVGLPIVIFAAKKGFLVPKKIWDFAPREKWPVIWVSKFEMKFDAMTSKIPMSLSKAWLPYILVAVILVITRVSPEVKAFVSSLSFSYKNILGEGLNFSMSPLYLPGGILVVVVLITYFIHKMEFKELKEAVSESSKVMLGAGFVLVFTIPLVRVLINSGVNESGFDSMPIAMANFVAHSVGDVYPFFAPMIGALGAFIAGSNTVSNMMLVQFQFGVADALGISTAFMVALQAVGAAAGNMIAIHNVVAASATVGLLDQEGETLRKTIIPTIYYCIIVGIIGVVGIYGLGLIDPLMK